From Flavipsychrobacter sp., a single genomic window includes:
- a CDS encoding TonB-dependent receptor produces the protein MKKQLLFASAVVLSLFTQAVKAQHATTTMDSIVVQENRIKEPYGKQNRNIQILDSRQIKTLPVKSTNELLAYVAGVDIRQRGPWGTQSDVSIDGSTFDQVLILINGVKMSDPQTGHHVLNIPIPIGMIDHIEVVRGPAARTYGVNALAGAINIVTKTPKENNVFAQAYSGSSFKNDTAVGDTYFNTGAQIAASFAGKKQAHTVSAAYDKGNGYRYNTGFEGTRLFYQNDITLNKKNTIQAMGGYINNSFGANAFYAAPVDVESTEKVETAIGSIKYTYQPSSKITISPRVSYRYNKDDYIFVRQKPSVYHNIHETNVVTAELQSTIKLKKGTIGLGVEYRNEDINSTNLGKRDRNNLGIYAEYKRYFTEKLNGSIGVYANKNSDYDWEFFPGIDLGYTVTKNIRLFANATMGQRLPTYTDLYYKGPTNIGNAQLESEYAQYVEIGGQYKNQLLFARAAFFYKRNTDFIDWVRANSVDPWQPQNFQSVLTNGYTLSANYNLGKAVGLSSDHKMNVTANYTYLNPEIDAPATAMSRYAINALRHQATASIRTLWFDKIQANIAGRYMYRINGNDYTLIDLRLGYQLKSFLIFTDINNILDTQYKEAGAVPLPGSWFTLGVRLNTSWK, from the coding sequence ATGAAAAAGCAATTATTATTCGCGTCAGCAGTAGTATTAAGTCTTTTTACACAAGCAGTAAAAGCACAGCATGCTACCACAACAATGGACTCCATTGTCGTTCAGGAGAACCGCATTAAAGAGCCATACGGTAAGCAGAACAGAAACATCCAAATATTGGATAGTAGGCAAATAAAAACTTTGCCGGTAAAATCTACCAACGAGCTATTGGCTTATGTAGCAGGGGTAGATATTAGACAGCGTGGCCCTTGGGGTACGCAAAGCGATGTAAGTATAGACGGTAGCACCTTCGACCAAGTACTTATATTGATCAATGGTGTAAAAATGTCTGACCCCCAGACAGGGCATCATGTTTTGAACATCCCTATACCGATTGGTATGATAGACCATATTGAAGTGGTAAGAGGACCAGCCGCAAGAACATATGGAGTGAATGCATTAGCAGGAGCTATTAATATCGTCACCAAAACACCCAAAGAAAACAATGTATTTGCTCAAGCGTATTCGGGTAGTAGTTTTAAGAACGATACTGCAGTAGGCGATACTTACTTCAACACCGGTGCACAGATAGCAGCATCATTTGCAGGAAAAAAACAAGCACATACCGTATCCGCAGCATACGATAAAGGAAACGGTTACCGTTACAACACAGGTTTTGAAGGTACTCGCTTGTTCTATCAGAATGACATAACACTTAATAAGAAAAATACTATCCAAGCTATGGGAGGGTATATCAACAACTCTTTTGGTGCTAATGCATTCTACGCTGCACCAGTAGATGTGGAGTCTACTGAAAAAGTAGAAACAGCTATAGGTAGTATTAAATACACTTATCAGCCATCTTCAAAAATTACGATCAGTCCGCGTGTAAGTTACCGCTACAACAAGGACGATTATATTTTCGTTCGTCAGAAGCCATCAGTATATCACAATATTCACGAAACAAATGTGGTAACAGCTGAACTACAAAGTACCATAAAACTAAAAAAAGGTACCATTGGTCTTGGTGTAGAGTATAGAAATGAAGATATCAATAGCACCAATTTGGGTAAAAGAGATCGTAACAACTTGGGCATCTATGCAGAATACAAGCGCTACTTTACTGAAAAGCTAAACGGTAGTATAGGTGTATATGCTAATAAGAACAGCGATTATGATTGGGAGTTTTTCCCGGGTATTGATCTAGGATATACAGTTACAAAAAACATAAGACTATTTGCTAATGCCACAATGGGGCAGCGTTTGCCAACCTATACCGATCTGTATTACAAAGGCCCTACCAATATTGGTAACGCACAGCTAGAGTCAGAATATGCACAGTATGTAGAAATAGGAGGACAGTATAAAAACCAATTATTGTTTGCAAGAGCAGCGTTCTTTTATAAAAGAAATACGGACTTTATTGACTGGGTACGTGCCAATAGTGTAGACCCTTGGCAGCCGCAAAACTTCCAGTCGGTATTGACCAATGGTTATACTCTTTCTGCCAATTATAATTTGGGTAAAGCAGTAGGTTTGTCAAGCGATCATAAGATGAATGTAACCGCTAACTATACTTATCTAAATCCGGAAATCGACGCTCCTGCCACAGCCATGTCCAGATATGCCATCAATGCATTAAGACATCAAGCAACAGCGTCGATAAGAACGCTATGGTTTGATAAAATACAAGCCAATATAGCTGGCCGCTATATGTATAGAATAAATGGTAATGACTATACTTTGATCGACCTAAGACTGGGCTATCAGTTGAAGAGCTTCTTGATATTTACGGATATCAATAACATACTGGATACGCAGTATAAGGAAGCCGGAGCTGTTCCATTGCCAGGTAGCTGGTTCACACTAGGGGTAAGGTTGAATACCTCATGGAAATAA
- a CDS encoding acyl-CoA thioesterase — MKEKHPQDSYVMMSELVLPNDTNTLGNLMGGKLMHWMDIAAAISAQKHCNCPVVTASVDNVSFKNAIKLGNVVTLEAKVVRAFSTSMEIYVKVWGEDVAAQYKYLSNEAYLTFVGLDPNGRPRKVPQLVPQTEDEQKMYDGALRRRQVRLVLGGKMKAEDASELKSLFVKD, encoded by the coding sequence ATGAAAGAAAAACATCCGCAGGATAGTTATGTAATGATGTCGGAATTGGTATTGCCCAACGATACTAATACACTTGGCAACCTTATGGGAGGTAAATTGATGCACTGGATGGATATTGCAGCTGCTATTTCTGCACAGAAACACTGTAATTGTCCGGTTGTTACAGCATCTGTAGATAATGTCTCTTTTAAGAATGCTATAAAACTAGGTAATGTAGTAACACTGGAGGCTAAAGTAGTAAGAGCTTTTAGCACATCGATGGAGATATATGTGAAAGTATGGGGAGAAGATGTGGCAGCACAATATAAATATTTATCTAATGAGGCTTATTTGACTTTTGTAGGCTTAGACCCAAATGGCAGACCTAGAAAAGTGCCACAGTTGGTTCCACAAACAGAAGATGAACAAAAAATGTATGATGGTGCATTGCGCCGTAGACAAGTAAGGCTGGTACTAGGTGGTAAGATGAAAGCAGAGGATGCGAGCGAATTAAAATCGCTGTTTGTTAAGGATTAA
- the carB gene encoding carbamoyl-phosphate synthase large subunit, with protein MPRDNSIKSVLIIGSGPIVIGQACEFDYSGSQAARSLREEGVKVILINSNPATIMTDPIMADKVYLLPLTVESLEQILEENDIDAVLPTMGGQTALNLAKEADELGVWKSHNVKLIGVDIKAIDKAEDRELFRQWMIEIGIPVAPAKTANSLLEGKEFAQEIGLPIVIRPSFTLGGTGGGFVKEKEDLDAALDRGLTASPMHEVLVEKAVFGWKEFELELLRDAKDNVVIICSVENLDPMGVHTGDSITVAPAMTLSDTAMQLMRNTAIKMMRDLGNFAGGCNVQFSLNPETEEIIAIEINPRVSRSSALASKATGYPIAKIAAKLAIGYTLDELKNQITETTSAYFEPALDYVIVKMPRWNFDKFKGADDTLGLQMKSVGEVMAIGRTFPEALQKACQSLENNAIGLTPIGRSRMRVEELLEYLERPTWDRIFKIKEAMELGVSIKKLRELTQIDRWFLYQIQDIVNLERRISEYKHLENLPIELLSEAKKMGFSDEQIAELVKDCTAEEVYEHRKKAGIRRVYKMVDTCSAEFEAKTPYYYSTFENGPLSESTPGELLTNESERTDKKKIIVLGSGPNRIGQGIEFDYCCTHGLLAVKEAGYEAIMINCNPETVSTDFDVADKLYFEPVYWEHLWEIIEHEQPDGVIVQLGGQTALKMAQKLTEKGIKIIGSSFDSMDIAEDRGRFSDMLKEMNIPYPKYGTAYTTDEAIEVANQVGYPVLVRPSYVLGGQRMRIVINDDELEKSVVSLLKHLPGNKILIDHFLDRCQEAEVDAICDGEDVHIMGIMEHIEPAGIHSGDSHAVLPSFNLGQLELDEMVDYTKRIALKLNVRGLINIQFAIKNGKVYVIEANPRASRTTPFIAKAYGVPYLNMATRVMIGDKKLKDFTIEKHLDGYAVKEPVFSFNKFPKVNKELGPEMKSTGEAIRFIKNLRDPWFRTLYKERSMHLSK; from the coding sequence ATGCCGCGCGACAATTCTATTAAAAGTGTACTAATTATTGGTTCTGGTCCTATTGTTATCGGACAAGCCTGTGAGTTTGACTATTCAGGTTCGCAAGCAGCCCGTAGCCTTAGAGAGGAAGGGGTAAAGGTTATCCTCATCAACTCCAACCCTGCTACTATTATGACCGATCCGATAATGGCGGATAAGGTATACTTATTACCACTTACGGTAGAAAGCCTGGAGCAAATATTAGAAGAAAATGACATTGACGCAGTACTGCCTACTATGGGCGGACAGACAGCACTAAACCTGGCAAAAGAAGCCGATGAGCTTGGTGTTTGGAAGAGTCATAATGTGAAACTGATAGGTGTTGATATAAAAGCAATAGATAAAGCAGAGGATAGAGAGCTATTCCGTCAGTGGATGATAGAAATAGGTATTCCTGTTGCACCTGCAAAAACGGCTAACTCACTTCTTGAGGGTAAAGAATTTGCACAAGAAATAGGTTTACCGATAGTTATTCGACCTTCATTCACACTAGGTGGTACTGGTGGTGGTTTTGTAAAGGAAAAAGAAGATCTGGATGCGGCATTAGATAGAGGACTTACTGCTTCTCCAATGCACGAGGTGCTTGTAGAGAAAGCCGTATTTGGCTGGAAGGAGTTTGAGCTAGAACTATTGCGCGATGCAAAGGATAATGTTGTTATTATCTGTTCTGTAGAGAACTTAGACCCAATGGGAGTGCATACTGGAGATAGTATCACCGTAGCACCAGCAATGACGCTAAGTGATACGGCTATGCAGCTAATGCGTAATACTGCCATAAAAATGATGCGCGACCTGGGCAATTTTGCTGGTGGTTGTAACGTACAGTTTTCGCTAAACCCGGAGACAGAAGAAATAATTGCTATTGAGATCAACCCTCGTGTGAGTCGTTCATCAGCCTTAGCGTCGAAAGCAACAGGGTATCCTATTGCAAAGATTGCTGCTAAATTGGCTATCGGCTATACGCTAGACGAACTGAAAAACCAAATTACTGAAACAACATCAGCATATTTTGAGCCTGCATTAGACTATGTGATCGTGAAGATGCCTCGTTGGAACTTTGATAAGTTCAAAGGAGCGGACGATACACTTGGCTTGCAAATGAAGTCGGTAGGTGAGGTAATGGCTATTGGTAGAACATTCCCGGAGGCACTACAGAAAGCTTGTCAAAGTCTAGAGAACAATGCCATAGGTCTTACGCCTATTGGTAGAAGCAGAATGCGTGTAGAAGAGTTGTTAGAATACCTAGAGCGCCCAACTTGGGATAGAATATTCAAGATAAAAGAGGCGATGGAGCTTGGCGTATCTATCAAAAAACTAAGAGAGCTAACACAAATTGATAGATGGTTCTTGTATCAAATACAAGATATTGTGAACCTTGAGCGTAGAATAAGTGAGTACAAGCATTTAGAAAACTTGCCTATTGAGCTGTTGAGCGAAGCAAAGAAAATGGGCTTTAGTGATGAGCAGATCGCAGAGTTGGTAAAAGACTGTACTGCTGAAGAAGTATACGAACACCGTAAGAAAGCAGGCATTCGCCGTGTCTATAAAATGGTGGATACTTGTAGTGCAGAATTTGAAGCGAAGACACCGTACTACTATAGTACGTTTGAGAACGGACCATTATCAGAAAGTACTCCTGGTGAATTGCTAACGAACGAGAGTGAAAGAACAGATAAGAAGAAAATAATCGTTTTAGGTTCAGGCCCTAACCGTATTGGTCAGGGTATCGAGTTCGATTATTGTTGTACACACGGTCTGCTTGCAGTAAAGGAAGCAGGGTATGAAGCTATCATGATCAACTGTAACCCAGAAACGGTATCTACAGATTTTGACGTAGCTGATAAGCTATACTTTGAGCCGGTATATTGGGAGCATCTTTGGGAGATCATAGAACACGAGCAACCAGATGGCGTTATCGTTCAGCTAGGCGGACAGACAGCCTTGAAGATGGCGCAGAAATTAACGGAAAAAGGTATAAAGATCATTGGAAGTAGTTTTGATAGCATGGATATAGCGGAAGACCGCGGACGTTTTAGCGATATGCTAAAAGAGATGAATATCCCTTATCCTAAATATGGTACCGCCTATACTACTGACGAGGCTATTGAAGTGGCAAACCAGGTTGGTTATCCAGTATTAGTACGTCCATCTTATGTATTAGGTGGTCAGCGTATGCGTATTGTGATAAACGATGACGAGCTGGAGAAAAGTGTAGTAAGCTTATTGAAACACCTGCCGGGTAATAAGATATTGATCGACCATTTCTTAGACCGTTGTCAAGAAGCGGAGGTAGATGCTATATGTGATGGAGAAGATGTGCACATTATGGGTATTATGGAGCATATAGAGCCAGCAGGTATCCATAGTGGTGATAGCCATGCAGTATTACCATCATTCAACCTTGGTCAGCTGGAGCTGGACGAGATGGTAGACTATACTAAGCGCATAGCATTGAAATTAAATGTTAGAGGATTGATCAACATTCAGTTTGCTATAAAGAATGGTAAAGTATATGTAATTGAGGCCAACCCTCGTGCCAGCCGTACTACACCATTCATTGCTAAGGCCTACGGAGTACCATATTTAAATATGGCTACAAGGGTAATGATTGGTGATAAAAAGTTGAAGGACTTTACGATTGAAAAGCACCTTGACGGTTATGCAGTAAAAGAGCCGGTGTTTAGTTTCAACAAGTTCCCTAAAGTAAATAAAGAGTTAGGGCCTGAAATGAAGAGTACAGGTGAGGCGATTCGTTTTATTAAAAACTTGCGCGACCCATGGTTCCGTACCTTATACAAAGAACGTAGCATGCACTTGAGTAAATAA
- a CDS encoding choice-of-anchor V domain-containing protein, producing MKKAILLLIIAPFVYLIFSSHNTGVTNATFARAGCGGDITCHSSTSNNNTLPIIIVVNKSTGDTIKNGTYNPGVTYTIIVGGVHPTAQRFGFILAALDSVGPNLFYREGFFSNPIPASATHTNSGFIFAHTATLGAPGGFSASVDWTAPNAGKGLITLFLVVNSVNWNGASSGDEWDKTRLDLVESPVSVNTVAPKVDISIYPNPATNRLYFNGVGNTSYNYSVYSLSGSIVSKGQLKNSIDVSTLSSGVYFLKLYDGKTNTTTLMFNKQ from the coding sequence ATGAAAAAAGCTATTTTATTATTAATTATAGCCCCTTTTGTTTACCTCATTTTTTCGAGTCATAATACAGGTGTAACCAATGCTACTTTTGCTCGAGCAGGATGTGGTGGTGACATTACTTGCCATAGTAGTACATCAAATAATAATACACTCCCTATAATAATTGTTGTGAACAAGTCGACCGGAGATACTATTAAAAATGGCACATATAACCCAGGGGTAACTTACACCATTATTGTAGGAGGGGTACACCCAACTGCTCAAAGATTTGGATTCATACTAGCTGCTTTGGATTCTGTAGGTCCTAATCTTTTTTATAGAGAAGGTTTCTTTTCTAACCCAATACCAGCGTCTGCTACTCATACCAATTCGGGTTTCATATTTGCGCATACCGCTACTCTTGGCGCTCCTGGAGGCTTTTCTGCTAGTGTAGATTGGACAGCACCAAATGCTGGCAAAGGGCTTATTACATTATTTTTGGTTGTAAATTCTGTGAACTGGAACGGCGCTTCTTCTGGCGACGAATGGGACAAAACAAGACTCGATTTAGTAGAAAGTCCTGTTTCTGTAAATACAGTAGCCCCAAAAGTGGATATCTCTATCTACCCTAACCCCGCTACTAACAGGTTATATTTTAATGGGGTAGGAAACACTTCATACAACTATTCAGTATATAGTTTAAGCGGTAGTATTGTATCAAAAGGTCAGCTTAAGAACTCAATAGATGTTTCGACACTTTCTTCAGGAGTCTACTTTTTAAAACTGTATGACGGCAAGACAAATACAACAACACTTATGTTCAATAAGCAATAA